A genomic segment from Dermacentor silvarum isolate Dsil-2018 chromosome 11, BIME_Dsil_1.4, whole genome shotgun sequence encodes:
- the LOC119433566 gene encoding mediator of RNA polymerase II transcription subunit 26 isoform X1, whose protein sequence is MQCSPYEIKDKLLKALDEDNNVVDMAAVVEVIGLLERTPITKDTLERTRLGKYINELRKRTSNDSLARRAKELVKSWRRLLPCDPQQQTPNGGGPPVVVVGPGRSPSCSSVSNSPVPPSLLAAAAAVTTAGAGPGLGPRRNGGFKPVSPACCPSAPCSPGSPLAHPHPRSPPPLEPVAKNNVANKRLRKSTTSADGPTDSAKKAAWSPPNGVHPWDPIPSGNSAFESVRNRVAATTTSTTSPRLPKVKTTQQLIADLKAKSGLSLDGNTAAAAAVAAAAASATPPPPSSRPKRSGNYSLLGTDDETSRTKSELMDRFLKSSVPNGPSSSSPTTTTTTAKGGAPGEVAAILSALPEIGPEVELEEEEVPVVPLEVTPEVEERFATQQWEFVNGVYDHEGQWRGWHEVTAGRSYGGDLLHMLPYVNIDW, encoded by the exons ATGCAGTGCTCGCCCTACGAAATTAAGGATAAGTTGTTGAAAGCATTAGACGAGGACAACAAT GTGGTCGACATGGCTGCTGTCGTCGAGGTCATCGGCTTGTTGGAGCGTACGCCCATCACCAAGGATACGCTGGAGCGCACACGCCTTGGGAAGTACATCAACGAGCTGCGCAAGCGCACAAGCAATGACTCCCTGGCCCGGCGGGCAAAGGAGCTGGTGAAAAGCTGGCGACGCCTGTTGCCCTGTGACCCACAGCAGCAGACTCCCAATGGTGGGGGCCCGCCGGTTGTGGTTGTGGGGCCGGGTCGTAGTCCAAGCTGTTCAAGTGTCTCCAACAGCCCCGTGCCACCTTCGCTCCTGGCAGCCGCCGCAGCTGTGACCACGGCAGGCGCAGGCCCTGGCCTTGGGCCTCGGCGCAACGGTGGCTTCAAGCCCGTCAGTCCCGCATGCTGCCCGTCGGCACCGTGCTCCCCGGGCTCGCCGCTTGCCCACCCGCACCCACGCAGCCCACCACCCTTGGAGCCTGTCGCCAAGAACAATGTAGCCAACAAACGACTCAGGAAATCTACCACCTCCGCGGATGGACCGA CAGATAGTGCGAAGAAAGCAGCCTGGTCTCCGCCCAACGGTGTGCATCCGTGGGACCCCATCCCAAGTGGCAACTCTGCCTTCGAAAGCGTGCGCAACCGTGTCGCtgccaccaccaccagcaccacaTCTCCGCGGCTGCCCAAGGTCAAGACGACGCAGCAGCTGATAGCTGACCTGAAAGCCAAGAGTGGGCTCAGCCTGGATGGCAacacggccgccgccgccgcagttgcAGCTGCCGCCGCATCAGCCACACCTCCGCCCCCATCCTCACGACCGAAGCGGTCTGGAAACTACAGCCTCCTGGGCACGGACGACGAGACGAGCCGCACCAAGTCAGAGTTGATGGACCGCTTCCTAAAGTCATCGGTCCCCAACGGACCATCCTCTTCCTCACCCACGACTACCACCACCACTGCCAAGGGTGGAGCGCCAGGCGAGGTGGCGGCCATCTTGAGTGCCCTGCCCGAGATCGGGCCAGAAGTTGAGCTCGAAGAGGAGGAAGTCCCCGTAGTACCACTCGAAGTGACGCCCGAGGTTGAGGAACGCTTTGCGACACAGCAATGGGAGTTCGTCAACGGAGTGTATGACCACGAGGGCCAGTGGCGGGGTTGGCATGAAGTGACCGCGGGGCGCTCTTACGGGGGGGACCTTCTTCACATGTTGCCTTATGTAAATATAGACTGGTGA
- the LOC119433566 gene encoding mediator of RNA polymerase II transcription subunit 26 isoform X2: MQCSPYEIKDKLLKALDEDNNVVDMAAVVEVIGLLERTPITKDTLERTRLGKYINELRKRTSNDSLARRAKELVKSWRRLLPCDPQQQTPNGGGPPVVVVGPGRSPSCSSVSNSPVPPSLLAAAAAVTTAGAGPGLGPRRNGGFKPVSPACCPSAPCSPGSPLAHPHPRSPPPLEPVAKNNVANKRLRKSTTSADGPNSAKKAAWSPPNGVHPWDPIPSGNSAFESVRNRVAATTTSTTSPRLPKVKTTQQLIADLKAKSGLSLDGNTAAAAAVAAAAASATPPPPSSRPKRSGNYSLLGTDDETSRTKSELMDRFLKSSVPNGPSSSSPTTTTTTAKGGAPGEVAAILSALPEIGPEVELEEEEVPVVPLEVTPEVEERFATQQWEFVNGVYDHEGQWRGWHEVTAGRSYGGDLLHMLPYVNIDW; this comes from the exons ATGCAGTGCTCGCCCTACGAAATTAAGGATAAGTTGTTGAAAGCATTAGACGAGGACAACAAT GTGGTCGACATGGCTGCTGTCGTCGAGGTCATCGGCTTGTTGGAGCGTACGCCCATCACCAAGGATACGCTGGAGCGCACACGCCTTGGGAAGTACATCAACGAGCTGCGCAAGCGCACAAGCAATGACTCCCTGGCCCGGCGGGCAAAGGAGCTGGTGAAAAGCTGGCGACGCCTGTTGCCCTGTGACCCACAGCAGCAGACTCCCAATGGTGGGGGCCCGCCGGTTGTGGTTGTGGGGCCGGGTCGTAGTCCAAGCTGTTCAAGTGTCTCCAACAGCCCCGTGCCACCTTCGCTCCTGGCAGCCGCCGCAGCTGTGACCACGGCAGGCGCAGGCCCTGGCCTTGGGCCTCGGCGCAACGGTGGCTTCAAGCCCGTCAGTCCCGCATGCTGCCCGTCGGCACCGTGCTCCCCGGGCTCGCCGCTTGCCCACCCGCACCCACGCAGCCCACCACCCTTGGAGCCTGTCGCCAAGAACAATGTAGCCAACAAACGACTCAGGAAATCTACCACCTCCGCGGATGGACCGA ATAGTGCGAAGAAAGCAGCCTGGTCTCCGCCCAACGGTGTGCATCCGTGGGACCCCATCCCAAGTGGCAACTCTGCCTTCGAAAGCGTGCGCAACCGTGTCGCtgccaccaccaccagcaccacaTCTCCGCGGCTGCCCAAGGTCAAGACGACGCAGCAGCTGATAGCTGACCTGAAAGCCAAGAGTGGGCTCAGCCTGGATGGCAacacggccgccgccgccgcagttgcAGCTGCCGCCGCATCAGCCACACCTCCGCCCCCATCCTCACGACCGAAGCGGTCTGGAAACTACAGCCTCCTGGGCACGGACGACGAGACGAGCCGCACCAAGTCAGAGTTGATGGACCGCTTCCTAAAGTCATCGGTCCCCAACGGACCATCCTCTTCCTCACCCACGACTACCACCACCACTGCCAAGGGTGGAGCGCCAGGCGAGGTGGCGGCCATCTTGAGTGCCCTGCCCGAGATCGGGCCAGAAGTTGAGCTCGAAGAGGAGGAAGTCCCCGTAGTACCACTCGAAGTGACGCCCGAGGTTGAGGAACGCTTTGCGACACAGCAATGGGAGTTCGTCAACGGAGTGTATGACCACGAGGGCCAGTGGCGGGGTTGGCATGAAGTGACCGCGGGGCGCTCTTACGGGGGGGACCTTCTTCACATGTTGCCTTATGTAAATATAGACTGGTGA